In Enterobacter cloacae, the following are encoded in one genomic region:
- the clpS gene encoding ATP-dependent Clp protease adapter protein ClpS, producing MGKTNDWLDFDQLAEDKVRDALKPPSMYKVMLMNDDYTPMEFVIDVLQKFFSYDVERATQLMLTVHYRGKAICGVFTAEVAETKVAMVNDYARENEHPLLCTLEKA from the coding sequence ATGGGTAAGACTAACGACTGGCTGGATTTTGACCAGCTGGCGGAAGATAAAGTGCGTGACGCGCTAAAACCGCCATCCATGTATAAAGTTATGTTAATGAACGATGATTACACGCCGATGGAATTTGTTATTGACGTGCTACAAAAGTTCTTTTCTTATGATGTAGAACGTGCAACGCAACTGATGCTTACCGTTCATTATCGTGGCAAAGCTATCTGCGGCGTCTTTACAGCCGAAGTGGCGGAAACCAAAGTGGCGATGGTGAACGACTACGCGAGGGAGAACGAGCATCCGTTGCTATGTACGCTGGAAAAGGCCTGA
- a CDS encoding cold-shock protein has product MEMGTVKWFNNAKGFGFICPEGGGEDIFAHYSTIQMDGYRTLKAGQSVRFDVHQGPKGNHASLIVPIEAETVA; this is encoded by the coding sequence ATGGAAATGGGTACTGTTAAGTGGTTCAACAACGCCAAAGGGTTTGGCTTCATCTGCCCCGAAGGCGGCGGCGAGGATATCTTCGCTCACTATTCCACCATTCAGATGGATGGTTACAGAACGCTCAAAGCCGGACAATCCGTCCGGTTCGATGTACACCAGGGGCCAAAAGGCAATCACGCAAGCCTTATCGTGCCCATTGAAGCAGAGACGGTTGCATAG